A segment of the Alistipes communis genome:
CGATCAAGGGCGACGATATTTTCGGCTTCGTGACGATCAGCTCGGGCATTACGATCCACCGCACCGACTGTCCCAATGCACGGCGTATGCGCGAGAATTATCCCTACCGCGTCATCGACGCCCGCTGGCGGCAGACGGCCGAAGGGGCGTTCCGCGTGACGATCCGCATCGTGGCGGCCGATACGACGGGCATGGCCAACCATATCACCGAAACGGTGATCCGCGACCTGAAACTCAACATCCGTTCGATGAACCTCGCTTCGCGGGGCGGTCTGCTCACGGGTACGGTCGACGTGGAGGTGCCTGCCACGAGCGTCGTCGACACGCTCGTCCACGCCATCCTGCGCATCAAGGGCGTGCAGAAGGCTTTCCGGACGAACGGATAGCGGGGGAGGAATCTTTCGTCACGACACGAACGGACGGTGCGACTTCGCGAAGTCGCACCGTCCGTTTTTGAAGGGCGCCGGCCTTTATGGCCGGCCCGTGAATCCTGATTCTCGGCGCTTCATTTTCTCGCACGCTTCGGGACGAGGGTGAAGCCCCAGTCGCGGAGCTTTCCGGTGCGCAGCGTCACGGACTCCTCGGGGCGCTTGCCCCAGCTGTCGTAGCCGCCGAGCCCCATCTGGCGGTAATCGAGGCATACCTCCACGAAATCGCGTACCGGGATGTCGTTCACGTGGGTCTGGCGGCGCATCACATTACGCGCCTTGTCCGCCTCGTTGGAGTCGCTTTTCGTCCAGTTGTGCCACTGGTAGTGGCGGCCGACGGCCTGTTCGCCGTCGAGATCCTCGACCGTGCAGCGCAGGGCGTTGAACTCCATGGTCGAGTCGGCCACGATCAGCAGTTCGCCGAAATCGATCCATTCGGTGTCGCAGTGGTGTCCCGTCTCCTGCGGCCGCACGTAGGGGAAGCACTCCCGCCGCGCCGAAGTCTCGTAACGGCCGACGAAGGTGCCTGCCTTGCGGTCCCAGTAATTCTCTTCGGGCCCCCGGCCGAAATAGGCGAAGGCGTCCATGCGTTCGGGCAGGCGGAACCGCACGCCGTAGCGCGGCATTTCGGGCATCGGCTCCTCGCCGGGGGCGAAGTGCATCCGCACGTTGACCGCCCCCGACGGATAGACGGTGTAGGTCGTCGTCACGCGGTTGCCGCCGGCCAGCGCGCGGGTCGCGGCGATCACCGCCGCGTCGCCCTCCATGCGGCCCGTTACCTCGGCGTCGGCGTCGCGCGACGCCTCCTTCCACACCTGCGTGCGGCGGGGCATTCCGTCGCCGTAGTCGTTGTCGACGGGTGCCCGCCAGAAGTTGGGACGCACGCCGAATCCGTCGGCGAAGAGCTCCGTGCCGTCGATTTCATAACTCAGCGCCGCTCCCGTCGTGCGGTTGACGGCGAAGCGGACACGGTCGTTCGCCGCTTCGATCCGGTCGCCCTGCGTCGAGAGCGCCAGCCTCTCGCCCTCCTTTTCATAGGCCGGCAGAGCGCCCTTCTGCAACGGGAACTGCTCCTCGGCCACGACCGTGCCGGCGGGCAGTCCCGGCCGGTCGGTGCGCGTCACGGCCCGCAGGCGCAGGTAATAATTCCGTCCGGGTTTGAGTTTCCCGACGGCCGCGTCGACCGTCTCGCGCTGCTGCGGCGCAGTCTGCAACCGCACCGTGCCGCTGCGCACCGCTTTTCCGTCGGCCTCGACCGTGTAGACGATGTCGTAGCCGTCGAGCGAGGTGAAATAGAAGCGGTTCTCGACTTCGAACGATCCCCGTGCCGGCCCGACCGGACGGAAGGCGATGTCGGCGTAGGCGTAACGCACTTCGGCCATGGCGGGATGGGGCGTGCGGTCGGGCGAAACGAGACCGTTGCAGCAGAAGTTGCCGTCGCTCGGCTCGCGGTCGCCGTAGTCGCCGCCGTAGGTCCAATAGAGGGTTCCCGCTGCATCGCGGCGTTCGAATCCCTGGTCGACCCAGTCCCAGATGAAGCCTCCCTGCAAGTTGGGATATTTGTAGATCGACTGCCATTGCAGCCACAGCGAACCGTTGGAGTTGCCCATCGCGTGCGAGTATTCGCACGGAACGACGGGACGGTCGGTGCCCTCGCGTCCCCACTCTTCGAGCATTCCCGCCGTGGGATACATCGGCACGAACATGTCGGTGTTCCACTCCCACTGTGCGCGTTCGTAGCAGATCGGGCGGTTCATGCGGCCTTCGCCCTTCTCGCGGGCTTCGAGCCATTCGTAGGCTTTGTAGAAATTGTAGCCGTTGCCCGATTCGTTGGCGGGCGAGAAGATCGAGACCGAGGGATAGTTGCGGCAGCGCATGTACATGTTGCGCAGACGCGTCTCGTGCGCCGGCCACCATGCACGGTCGTTGCCCAGCGTGCGGCCCGCGGCCAGATCGTACCCCATGCCGTGGCTCTCGACGTTGGCCTCGCTGTAAACGTAGAAGCCCAGCGAGTCGCACAACTCGTAGAAGCGGCGCTGCTGCGGATAGTGGCAGGTGCGGATCGCGTTGACGTTGTGCGCCTTCATCAGCCGCATGTCCCGGAGCAACAGCTCCTCGTCGACGTAGTGCCCCGTGCGGGGGTCGTGTTCGTGGAGGTTGACGCCCTTGAATTTCACGGGCTGTCCGTTGACGAGCAGCACGCGGTAGGGGCGTCCCTTGGCGTCGCGCTCGGCGGCGTCGGCGAACTCGAAGCGGCGGAATCCCACCGAGAAGGGAACGTAGACCGTCCGTTCGGGTGTCCGCACGTGCATCACGAGCCGGTAGCGGTGGGGCGTTTCAGCCGTCCAGTGCGCTGCGTCGG
Coding sequences within it:
- a CDS encoding glycoside hydrolase family 2 TIM barrel-domain containing protein; this encodes MKRTFTLLAAALATTAAAQKPYHRDLAVLEVNREAPRTEFVEFASRDEALTRSFEQSDAYRSLDGVWKFRYADDVRALPADATAADADTSAWSDIRVPGNWELQGHGTPIYVNTRYEYATIDPAPPHLPEAIPAGVYRRTFTVPEAWAGRRIYLTIGGAKSGVYVYVNGREAGYNEDSKNPAQYRIDPLLRPGENTLALKMTRWSTGSYLEAQDFWRISGIERTVYLSAETPDALRDFEVVSTLDDSYRTGLFTLKMFLAGDREVEAGYELLDPEGRTVASGRQQATDEALFRAEIPDAAHWTAETPHRYRLVMHVRTPERTVYVPFSVGFRRFEFADAAERDAKGRPYRVLLVNGQPVKFKGVNLHEHDPRTGHYVDEELLLRDMRLMKAHNVNAIRTCHYPQQRRFYELCDSLGFYVYSEANVESHGMGYDLAAGRTLGNDRAWWPAHETRLRNMYMRCRNYPSVSIFSPANESGNGYNFYKAYEWLEAREKGEGRMNRPICYERAQWEWNTDMFVPMYPTAGMLEEWGREGTDRPVVPCEYSHAMGNSNGSLWLQWQSIYKYPNLQGGFIWDWVDQGFERRDAAGTLYWTYGGDYGDREPSDGNFCCNGLVSPDRTPHPAMAEVRYAYADIAFRPVGPARGSFEVENRFYFTSLDGYDIVYTVEADGKAVRSGTVRLQTAPQQRETVDAAVGKLKPGRNYYLRLRAVTRTDRPGLPAGTVVAEEQFPLQKGALPAYEKEGERLALSTQGDRIEAANDRVRFAVNRTTGAALSYEIDGTELFADGFGVRPNFWRAPVDNDYGDGMPRRTQVWKEASRDADAEVTGRMEGDAAVIAATRALAGGNRVTTTYTVYPSGAVNVRMHFAPGEEPMPEMPRYGVRFRLPERMDAFAYFGRGPEENYWDRKAGTFVGRYETSARRECFPYVRPQETGHHCDTEWIDFGELLIVADSTMEFNALRCTVEDLDGEQAVGRHYQWHNWTKSDSNEADKARNVMRRQTHVNDIPVRDFVEVCLDYRQMGLGGYDSWGKRPEESVTLRTGKLRDWGFTLVPKRARK